The following proteins are co-located in the Camelina sativa cultivar DH55 chromosome 12, Cs, whole genome shotgun sequence genome:
- the LOC109128074 gene encoding root meristem growth factor 6-like — protein MSCSVRGGLAMVFCFILLLLSFNVGCATARRIGSHKHHHHRVVASLVHNVVNGGGRRRVLGGGVETGDEVVVMDYPQPHRKPPIHNEKS, from the coding sequence ATGTCTTGCTCTGTGAGGGGTGGACTCGCGATGGTGTTCTGTTTCATTCTTCTGCTTTTGTCTTTCAATGTTGGATGCGCCACTGCTCGCCGTATAGGGTCACATAAGCATCATCATCACAGGGTTGTTGCTTCTTTGGTACACAACGTCGTCAATGGTGGAGGAAGGAGGAGGGTGTTGGGTGGAGGAGTCGAGACAGGGGATGAAGTAGTGGTCATGGACTATCCTCAGCCTCATCGTAAGCCTCCCATCCACAATGAGAAGTCTTAA
- the LOC104731960 gene encoding autophagy-related protein 8f, with amino-acid sequence MAKSSFKQEHDLEKRRAEAARIREKYPDRIPVIVEKAEKSDIPTIDKKKYLVPADLTVGQFVYVIRKRIKLSAEKAIFIFVDNVLPPTGALMSSVYEEKKDDDGFLYVTYSGENTFGFGSP; translated from the exons ATGGCAAAAAGCTCGTTCAAGCAAGAGCATGACTTAG AGAAGAGAAGGGCAGAGGCTGCTCGGATTAGAGAGAAGTATCCAGATAGAATTCCG GTGATTGTtgagaaggctgagaagagTGATATACCAACCATTGACAAGAAAAA ATACTTAGTCCCGGCTGATCTGACAGTGGGGCAATTTGTGTATGTCATCCGCAAAAGAATCAAACTGAGTGCAGAAAAGGCTATCTTCATATTTGTGGACAATGTTCTTCCTCCAACAG GTGCCCTCATGTCTTCTGTGTACGAAGAGAAAAAGGACGATGATGGGTTCCTCTATGTCACTTACAGCGGAGAAAACACGTTTGGATTTGGATCTCCATAG